The following coding sequences lie in one Helicobacter sp. MIT 21-1697 genomic window:
- a CDS encoding DEAD/DEAH box helicase yields the protein MDNDSRTQQSEESPSAVAKQGLKLKHKQNEQSFDTFGLKDFVLKGIKEAGFSTPSPVQAQSIPIILQGKDLIAQAQTGTGKTAAFAIPILNALNRNKDIEALIITPTRELAMQISEEILKLGRFGRIRTICMYGGQSIKRQCDLLEKKPKAMVATPGRLLDHLQNGRIAHFSPQIVVLDESDEMLDMGFLDDIEEIFKFLPNTRQTLLFSATMPEPIKALAMKILNEPAFVKITPTDVTNQDIEQQYYIINEGERDEAIVRLIETQNPTKSIIFTRMKKEADALAIRLANRGFKAIALHGDMEQWDRREAIKAFRENKIEILVATDVASRGLDISDVSHVFNYHIPLNPESYVHRIGRTGRAGKKGVAVTLATPLEYKDLSKIKQITKAKLKLCEIAQEYSDDAFSQELSHIKINDKSVAIYEKLKDKIDTTQLCLKLISLHLEKNSTFKIGLSKEQIAKLEESYESEQPKKSNKKFTGNTRNVTKNNARGSKGNKSNRRYDNIDKSQPYTDSIWG from the coding sequence ATGGATAACGATTCTCGCACGCAACAATCAGAAGAGTCCCCAAGTGCAGTAGCGAAACAAGGGTTAAAATTAAAACATAAACAAAATGAACAAAGTTTTGATACATTTGGGCTTAAAGATTTTGTATTAAAGGGTATTAAAGAAGCAGGATTTAGTACACCTAGTCCAGTGCAAGCTCAAAGCATACCCATTATTTTACAAGGCAAAGACCTCATTGCACAGGCTCAAACAGGTACGGGCAAAACAGCTGCGTTTGCTATACCTATTCTTAATGCCTTAAATCGCAATAAAGACATTGAAGCACTTATTATCACTCCTACAAGAGAACTTGCTATGCAAATTAGCGAAGAGATTCTTAAATTAGGGCGGTTTGGGCGAATTAGGACGATTTGTATGTATGGAGGACAGAGTATTAAACGGCAATGTGATTTACTTGAAAAAAAACCTAAAGCAATGGTGGCTACACCCGGGAGGTTACTTGATCACTTGCAAAATGGTAGAATCGCGCATTTTTCACCTCAAATTGTTGTGCTTGATGAGAGTGATGAAATGCTTGATATGGGCTTTTTAGATGATATTGAGGAAATTTTCAAATTTTTGCCCAATACGCGTCAGACTTTACTTTTTTCAGCTACTATGCCAGAGCCTATTAAAGCTTTAGCAATGAAAATACTTAATGAACCTGCTTTTGTAAAAATTACTCCCACAGATGTTACAAATCAAGATATTGAACAGCAGTATTATATTATCAATGAGGGTGAACGTGATGAAGCGATCGTGCGCTTAATTGAAACACAAAACCCTACAAAAAGCATTATTTTTACGCGTATGAAAAAAGAGGCTGATGCGTTAGCTATAAGACTTGCAAATCGTGGATTTAAAGCCATAGCCTTGCACGGAGATATGGAGCAGTGGGATAGACGAGAAGCGATTAAAGCTTTTAGAGAAAATAAAATTGAAATTCTTGTTGCCACCGATGTTGCATCTCGTGGATTAGACATAAGTGATGTAAGTCACGTGTTTAATTATCATATACCGCTCAATCCAGAGAGCTATGTGCATCGCATAGGACGCACAGGACGCGCAGGTAAAAAGGGGGTGGCAGTTACCCTTGCCACACCGCTTGAATATAAAGATTTAAGTAAGATTAAGCAAATTACTAAAGCTAAACTCAAACTTTGTGAAATAGCGCAAGAATATAGTGATGACGCATTTTCACAAGAACTTTCACACATAAAGATTAACGATAAATCGGTGGCTATTTATGAAAAACTCAAAGACAAAATAGATACTACGCAGCTTTGCCTTAAACTTATTTCACTGCATTTAGAAAAAAACAGCACATTTAAAATTGGTTTGAGTAAAGAACAAATAGCTAAGCTAGAAGAAAGCTATGAAAGTGAGCAACCTAAAAAATCTAATAAAAAATTTACAGGGAATACACGCAATGTTACTAAAAACAATGCGCGGGGTAGTAAAGGGAATAAAAGTAATAGGCGATATGATAATATTGATAAAAGTCAACCCTACACAGATAGCATTTGGGGGTAA